A segment of the Flavobacterium azooxidireducens genome:
GAGACAGAATAACGAAATGAAGATCAACATGTACTAATAGCTCTTTGTACCAATTACGAGACCTAGGATTATCTCTATTTTTTCCGAAAACTCAAAAAGTACTTTTATATTTGGAATAATAAATCATCGCAACTTTTATAATATGTGACATTATCGGAAATACTATGAAACAAATTGCAATACTTATAGCATTACTTTATTCAACACTAAATTTAAAAGCACAAGAAGTTAAGTTTAGAGATAATATTGACAAAGACTCGTTGTTTACTATTTCTGTTCAAAAACTTCCGGAACATATGCGTGAGGAGTATATAAAAGTATATAATGAAGGAAAAGAGCACGAAAAAGAATTTTTACTTCTTATGATATCTATGCCGAGAAGTAGTAAACAAGAATTGATTACCAATTATGAAAACAAAAAAAGTGAAATTCTAACTCTAAAAAGTGAATATCAAAAGTTGGTTCCTAAAAATTATATTGTTGAAATTGAATTTGAACCAGAAAGTAAAATATTAACAACAAACGAAGAAATTACAATTAAGATTTACAAGAAAAAGGACGAAGAGAAAAACAGCGAAGGCAATGAAGTAGAAAGAAATGATGGATTTGAAGTAGTTTCACAAAATTGGAATTTAAAACCCGAATCGAAAGAACTTGAAGATGTTTTACTATCAATAAATTGGACAAGTCAAACTATATCTGAAATAAAAAAACTTCTTAAAGATGCAAACTGTATTTCTATTGAAAGTGGAATGACAACAACAATCGGGTATGCTAGAAGTGGAATGGGAAAATATTTTTATAAAGTTTTTGATGAAATACTAACTTCTGAACAAAAAGAAGAATATAATGATGGTTGTCAATATATTTTCTATAAAGAAAATATTGTTCTTGAATTTGGTGGTGGAGCAATTGGACCACAGTGTTTTGAACGTGAATGAAAACTTTTTGTAACTTAGGCTGTGTATTTACTCCTATCTAAATTTGTCCTAAGTTGAGATGAAAATCATTGAAATCACTAACTTCTTAAACATGAAAAACTGTTTCTTTAAATAATACACCTTAACTATGAGTCGACTAGTCTGTTTGTTATTAATTATGCTTGTCAGTTGCAATTCGAATCAAATAAAAGAGATAGAAGTGCTTTCGTATTATGATCAGGCAAGAAATTATGAAATTTACTCTTCTATTGATGTTAACGGGTTTGCTCAAGTACTTTCTAAAAACGAACTATCAAATCGAATTGATAATTATCAAACCACAATTAGAAAGAGTTTAATGGATTCCATTTTAAATGAATGCCAAACTATTACCGATGAAAGCTTTCACTTTAAACCTTCTAAGAAAATTTGGTATTGCGGTCTCAATCATACTGTAAGGATTACTTATAAAGATGGTAATAAATACGATTTTCAATATCTTTATCCATATGAAGGGAATAAACAGTTTATACCTTTTCAGTTATTATTTATGCAAATTCGAAGCGATTCACTAAATGCATCAAGACTAAATAGTGGTCAACAAGGGAAATTATTTCTTAAGCAAAATAATTTGTCATTGTTTTCAACAACACAAGATTCAATTAAGAATTTAAAATATTTAAAATAACATAAATAATTACTCCTGTTTAATATCGGTTTGAATCAATATCGAAAACTTTGTGAGATAATTTTTTCGATGATGCAATTGTATTTCTGTTTCCTTTTTACACACATCCAACCATAATTACCCACCTTTTACCCACTTTACGAAAAATTGAACGTTCAGCACAAATGCTTTCCAACCCTTTATTTTAGTAGTTAAATTGATTATGACAAACGGTTTTGACTCTTTTGGAATGGTTTTGACATACTTAATTGTAAACAACACAAAAAACTATTATTATGAAAAATTTAATTTTAACTACAGCATTCGTTCTAGCTACTTTTTCAACTTTTGCTACAACAAACAACAACACAAATGAAATCGTTAATACCGTAGCTATTGACAAGGACTACAAAGAAATTTCGGTTGATCAAGTTCCCCAAGCAGTTAAGGATGCTGTAGCTAAAGATTATGCCGGAGCAACAATTGCAAAAGCATATGTTAACTCTAAAAAGGAATATAAATTAGACCTTACGGCAGGTGGTGAGAGCAAAACAGTTTTTGCTGACGCAACAGGAAACTGGATTTCAAAAGATACTATCAAAAAAGTAGAATAAGAAAAAGTGTAGTAATAATCCCCAAAACAAGTATTTGTTGACTCTAAAAGAGGTTGTGTAAAACAGCCTCTTTTTTATATTTAAATAAATTTTAAGAAAACTTTAAACAGAATCGCTTAAATTAGCTTTCAACCTAAGCTCAACTAATGAAAAAAATTTTATTGATAGAAGATGACATCGCCTTTTGTAAAATGGTGAGCAATTTTCTGTCTAAAAACAACTATAACGTTTCTACTGCTTACTCTGCCAACGAAGCGAGAACCCTTGTGAAAGACACTGATTTTGATTTGATTATGTGCGATATTCGCCTTCCGGATAGCGACGGAATTGAATTGATGGCCGAGTTTAAATTGATAAATCCTACTATTCCGATTGTGTTGATGACCGGTTATGCCGACGTGACTACAGCAGTGAAAGCGATGAAAAGAGGTGCTTCGGATTATATTTCGAAACCGTTTGTGCCGGAAGAAGTGCTTCTTGTGCTTTCGAATGCATTGAACAAACCTGCAGAAAAAAAGACTGGTGCACCCGCAACCCATACAACCAAAAGTGTGCAAAAAGAACGCGATTTTGTTTCGGGAATCAGTGCGGTTTCAAAAACATTGTTGACGCATATTCAATTGGTTAGTCCAACGAATTTATCGGTTTTAATAAATGGTGAAAGCGGAACCGGGAAAGAAGTGGTTGCGAAAGAAGTTCATAAATTGAGTAATCGAAATAAAGCTCCGTTTATTGCGGTGGATTGTGGTGCGATTCCGAAAGAACTGGCTACGAGCGAGTTTTTTGGACATTTGAAAGGTTCGTTTACCGGAGCAGTAACAGACAAAATAGGTCACTTTGAGTCTGCGAATGGCGGGACATTGTTTTTGGATGAGGTTGGAAATTTATCTTACGAAAACCAAATTCAATTGTTGCGTGCTTTGCAGGAAAGAAAAGTGAAGAAAATTGGAAGTAGCACTGAAGTGGAAGTAGATATTCGCGTAATCGCTGCCACAAATGAAGACCTGAAAGAAGGCGTAAAAAACGGAACTTTTCGGGAAGATTTGTACCATCGATTGAATGAATTTTCGATTGAAGTGCCAACCTTAGAAGAACGAAAGCAAGATTTATTGATGTATGCCGACTTTTTTCTGGACAAAGCCAATGAGCAATTGAATAAAAATGTGTTGGGTTTTTCGCCGGATGTGATTCGGATATTTCAGGCGTATTCGTGGCCGGGAAATTTACGTGAATTGCAGAATATTATTCGTCGTTCTGCTTTGCTTACGCAAGGAAATCTGATTGAAAAAGATGTTCTTCCGGCTGATTTATTTGAAGAACAATCAAAATCGATGGGTGGTTTATCGAAATCAGAAAACGAGAAAGAAATGATTATCAAAGCTCTTAAACTTTGTAACGGAAATAAATCGGAAGCCGCAAAAATGCTTGAAATTAATCGTAAAACACTTTACAATAAATTGAAATTGTATCAATTAGAGGAGGATTGATTCTTTTTGAAGTAGGGCAATCAATTGTATTGATTTTTCTTTTGCTTCGTTAAAAATAGTTTTTATTTCATCCATTGATAATTCAGTTTTTCTACATTCCTCCAACTGTTGAAGTAGCGGAACAATTTCTTTGACTTCCAATTGATTTATCATCGGAATCATTCGGTGAGAAATAGAAACGACTGTTCTTGAATCGGAATTTGAAATAGCTTCTTCAATAATCGCTAAATTGGATGAT
Coding sequences within it:
- a CDS encoding sigma-54-dependent transcriptional regulator → MKKILLIEDDIAFCKMVSNFLSKNNYNVSTAYSANEARTLVKDTDFDLIMCDIRLPDSDGIELMAEFKLINPTIPIVLMTGYADVTTAVKAMKRGASDYISKPFVPEEVLLVLSNALNKPAEKKTGAPATHTTKSVQKERDFVSGISAVSKTLLTHIQLVSPTNLSVLINGESGTGKEVVAKEVHKLSNRNKAPFIAVDCGAIPKELATSEFFGHLKGSFTGAVTDKIGHFESANGGTLFLDEVGNLSYENQIQLLRALQERKVKKIGSSTEVEVDIRVIAATNEDLKEGVKNGTFREDLYHRLNEFSIEVPTLEERKQDLLMYADFFLDKANEQLNKNVLGFSPDVIRIFQAYSWPGNLRELQNIIRRSALLTQGNLIEKDVLPADLFEEQSKSMGGLSKSENEKEMIIKALKLCNGNKSEAAKMLEINRKTLYNKLKLYQLEED